A genome region from Drosophila simulans strain w501 chromosome 2R, Prin_Dsim_3.1, whole genome shotgun sequence includes the following:
- the LOC6734940 gene encoding E3 ubiquitin-protein ligase SH3RF3: MDEHTLNDLLECSVCLERLDTTSKVLPCQHTFCRKCLQDIVASQHKLRCPECRILVSCKIDELPPNVLLMRILEGMKQNAAAGKGDEKGEETETQPESAKPQTPAESAALSGNQVLQVQSHQQSHQPTRHKQRRFLLPHAYALFDFASGEATDLKFKKGDLILIKHRIDNNWFVGQANGQEGTFPINYVKVSVPLPMPQCIAMYDFKMGPNDEEGCLEFKKSTVIQVMRRVDHNWAEGRIGQTIGIFPIAFVELNAAAKKLLDSGLHTHPLCHPPKQQGQRALPPVPVIDPTVVTESSSGSSNSTPASSNSSSTSSSNNCSPNHQISLPNTTPQHVVASGSASVRFRDKGAKEKRHSLNALLGGGAPLSLLQTNRHSAEILSLPHELSRLEVSSSTALKPTSAPQTSRVLKTTVQQQMQPNLPWGYLALFPYKPRQTDELELKKGCVYIVTERCVDGWFKGKNWLDITGVFPGNYLTPLRARDQQQLMHQWKYVPQNADAQMAQVQQHPVAPDVRLNNMMSMQPPDLPPRQQQATATTTSCSVWSKPVEALFSRKSEPKPETATASNTSSSSSGAVGLMRRLTHMKTRSKSPGASLQQVPKEAISTNVEFTTNPSAKLQPVHVRSGSCPSQLQHSQPLNETPAAKTAAQQQQFLTKQLPPASTNSVSYGSQRVKGSKDRPHLICARQSLDAATFRSMYNNAASPPPPTTSVAPAVYTGGQQQVIPGGGAQSQLHANMIIAPSHRKSHSLDASHVLSPSSNMITEAAIKASATTKSPYCTRESRFRCIVPYPPNSDIELELHLGDIIYVQRKQKNGWYKGTHARTHKTGLFPASFVEPDC, from the exons ATGGACGAGCACACGCTCAACGACCTGTTGGAGTGCTCCGTGTGTCTTGAGCGACTGGACACCACATCGAAGGTGCTGCCATGCCAGCACACCTTCTGCCGCAAATGCTTGCAG GACATTGTGGCCAGTCAGCACAAGTTGCGATGCCCGGAGTGCCGCATCCTGGTCTCTTGCAAAATCGATGAGCTGCCTCCAAACGTCTTGCTGATGCGAATCTTAGAAG GCATGAAACAAAATGCAGCAGCTGGCAAAGGCGATGAAAAGGGAGAGGAGACTGAAACACAGCCGGAAAGCGCCAAACCTCAGACGCCAGCGGAATCAGCGGCCCTGTCTGGTAACCAAGTACTCCAGGTGCAGTCACATCAGCAATCTCATCAGCCGACTCGTCACAAGCAACGTCGATTTCTACTCCCCCACGCCTATGCCCTCTTCGACTTCGCCTCCGGTGAAGCTACCGATCTAAAGTTCAAGAAAGGGGATCTGATACTGATCAAGCATCGCATCGACAACAACTGGTTTGTGGGTCAAGCGAATGGTCAGGAGGGCACGTTCCCCATCAACTACGTCAAGGTATCGGTTCCGCTGCCCATGCCGCAGTGCATCGCCATGTATGACTTTAAAATGGGGCCCAACGACGAGGAGGGATGCCTCGAATTTAAGAAAAGCACTGTAATACAGGTAATGCGCCGAGTTGATCATAATTGGGCAGAAGGACGAATTGGCCAGACCATCGGAATCTTTCCAATAGCATTCGTTGAGCTGAATGCAGCGGCCAAAAAGCTGTTGGACAGCGGGCTACACACCCATCCATTGTGCCATCCACCGAAGCAACAGGGGCAGCGGGCTCTTCCTCCGGTTCCAGTTATTGATCCCACGGTGGTAACGGAATCCAGTTCGGGATCCTCCAATTCCACGCCGGCCAGCAGCAATTCAAGCTCCACATCCAGCTCGAATAACTGCAGTCCGAATCACCAAATCTCACTGCCGAATACTACCCCCCAACATGTAGTAGCTTCGGGATCGGCGTCTGTTCGTTTCCGTGACAAGGGAGCAAAGGAGAAACGCCACTCACTAAATGCTTTGCTTGGAGGAGGAGCTCCGTTGAGTCTACTGCAGACTAACCGCCATTCGGCTGAAATTCTTAGCCTGCCCCATGAACTAAGCCGCTTGGAGGTTTCCAGCTCAACAGCTCTGAAACCCACGTCCGCCCCACAGACATCGCGTGTACTTAAGACCACTGTtcagcagcagatgcaacCGAATTTGCCCTGGGGATACTTAGCCCTGTTCCCATACAAACCACGCCAAACGGATGAGCTGGAATTAAAGAAGGGTTGTGTTTACATTGTGACCGAACGATGTGTGGACGGTTGGTTCAAGGGGAAAAACTGGTTGGACATCACTGGAGTGTTCCCGGGCAACTATCTGACGCCCCTGCGCGCCCGCGACCAGCAGCAGTTAATGCATCAATGGAAATATGTTCCCCAAAATGCAGATGCCCAGATGGCACAAGTACAGCAGCATCCAGTTGCACCAGATGTGCGACTCAACAACATGATGTCCATGCAACCGCCTGATTTGCCACCTCGTCAGCAGCAGGCTACCGCCACGACCACCAGTTGCTCTGTTTGGTCGAAACCAGTGGAGGCGCTGTTTAGCAGAAAATCGGAGCCCAAGCCTGAAACTGCCACAGCCTCGAATACGAGCAGCAGTTCCTCTGGAGCAGTGGGACTTATGAGGCGATTAACTCATATGAAAACACGTTCCAAATCTCCAGGAGCGTCCTTGCAGCAAGTTCCGAAAGAAGCTATTAGCACAAATGTGGAATTTACAACAAACCCATCAGCTAAATTGCAACCAGTACATGTGAG ATCCGGTTCGTGCCCCAGTCAGCTGCAGCACAGTCAACCGCTCAATGAAACTCCAGCAGCCAAGACAGcggcacaacaacaacagtttCTAACCAAGCAACTGCCTCCTGCATCTACGAACAGCGTTTCGTACGGATCGCAACGCGTGAAAGGAAGCAAGGATCGTCCTCACTTGATTTG CGCGAGACAATCATTAGATGCAGCTACATTTCGCAGTATGTACAACAATGCCGCGTCGCCGCCGCCACCTACTACTTCCGTGGCCCCAGCTGTCTACACAGGCGGTCAGCAACAGGTGATTCCCGGAGGTGGAGCGCAATCCCAGTTGCATGCCAATATGATTATTGCACCCAGCCATCGGAAGTCGCACAGCCTAGATGCGAGTCATGTGCTGAGTCCCAGCAGCAATATGATCACGGAGGCGGCCATTAAGGCCAGCGCCACCACAAAGTCTCCTTACTGCACGAGGGAAAG TCGATTCCGCTGCATTGTGCCGTATCCACCAAACAGCGACATTGAACTAGAGCTACATTTGGGCGACATCATCTACGTCCAGCGGAAGCAGAAGAACGGCTGGTACAAGGGCACACATGCCCGTACCCACAAAACCGGGCTGTTCCCCGCCTCCTTTGTGGAACCGGATTGTTAG
- the LOC6734943 gene encoding ras-related protein Rab-4B, giving the protein MSETYDYLFKFLIIGSAGSGKSCLLHHFIESKFKDDSSHTIGVEFGSRIVNVGGKSVKLQIWDTAGQERFRSVTRSYYRGAAGALLVYDATSRDSFNALTNWLNDARTLASPNIVILLVGNKKDLEEARDVTFLEASTFAQENELIFLETSAKTGENVEEAFLKCSKTILAKIETGELDPERIGSGIQYGGAALRNLQTRQRSINKPDCTCRV; this is encoded by the exons ATGTCGGAAACATACG ATTACCTGTTCAAGTTCCTGATAATTGGCAGTGCTGGCAGCGGTAAGAGTTGTCTGTTGCATCACTTCATCGAGAGCAAGT TCAAAGACGACAGTTCGCACACCATCGGAGTGGAGTTCGGCTCGCGGATTGTGAACGTGGGCGGCAAGTCGGTAAAGCTACAGATATGGGACACGGCCGGTCAGGAGAGATTCCGATCGGTGACAAGATCGTACTATCGCGGAGCAGCTGGAGCTCTCCTGGTCTACGACGCCACTTCGCGGGACTCATTCAATGCTTTGACAAACTGGTTGAATGATGCTCGCACTCTGGCCAGCCCAAATATTGTGATCCTTTTGGTGGGCAACAAAAAGGACTTGGAGGAGGCGCGTGATGTGACCTTTCTGGAAGCAAGCACCTTTGCCCAAGAGAACG AGCTTATCTTCCTGGAGACGAGCGCCAAGACGGGCGAGAATGTTGAGGAGGCCTTTCTCAAGTGCTCAAAGACCATACTGGCCAAAATTGAGACCGGAGAGCTGGATCCCGAGCGCATCGGCAGCGGTATTCAGTACGGCGGAGCTGCCCTCCGTAACTTACAGACACGACAGCGCAGCATCAATAAGCCGGATTGCACCTGTCGTGTTTAG
- the LOC120284485 gene encoding LOW QUALITY PROTEIN: uncharacterized protein LOC120284485 (The sequence of the model RefSeq protein was modified relative to this genomic sequence to represent the inferred CDS: substituted 1 base at 1 genomic stop codon), whose translation MYTQSRPRSESVVLPICCSFHVASDFHVKGVCFDLLLKEFLKFQNVLDELDHWALRPSKFPSRSHFPFRINLQKRVICHLKPISVAEINRARIRACGRPIVPDGSVRRCHIKRFXKESSFRWAFQVLQRLT comes from the exons ATGTATACTCAATCACGGCCGAGATCAGAATCAGTCGTATTACCTATTTGCTGTTCGTT CCATGTAGCCAGTGATTTTCATGTGAAGGGAGTTTGTTTCGATTTGCTTTtgaaagaatttttaaaatttcaaaatgttcTGGATGAGCTTGACCACTGGGCGCTGCGACCAAGCAAGTTCCCATCCCgatcccatttcccatttcggaTTAATCTTCAAAAGCGGGTCATTTGCCATCTAAAACCGATTTCCGTGGCCGAAATAAATCGAGCCAGGATTAGGGCCTGTGGTCGCCCCATTGTTCCAGATGGAAGTGTAAGGCGCTGTCATataaaaagattttaaaaggAGAGTTCGTTTAGGTGGGCTTTCCAAGTTCTTCAACGTTTAACCTAA
- the LOC6734939 gene encoding nucleolar GTP-binding protein 2, protein MPKVRSTPGKPRTQGFNHSNHSMNPERPKSGLKGVAHPRTKGTIKRLQMYRNFKAKRDRTGKILTPAPFQGRLPAGTMARVEPTPKWFSNSRVISQTALQKFQDEIGKAVKDPYQVIMKPSQLPVTLLNEAAKYKRVHLLDTESFDSTFGPKKQRKRVSLKVRDLEDLSKAADDQADKYDSAKDLDLIREDTGEKKAVRDWVFGAGQSKRIWNELHKVVDASDVLLQVLDARDPMGTRSKYIEEFLRKEKPHKHLFFILNKVDLVPVWVTQRWVAILSAEYPTIAFHASLQHPFGKGALINLFRQLGKLHLDKKQISVGFIGYPNVGKSSVINALRSKKVCKVAPIAGETKVWQYITLMKRIFLIDCPGVVYPTAETDTEKVLKGVVRVELVTNPEDYVDSLLKRVRPEYISKNYKIEHWDTSTHFLEQLAQKTGKLLKGGEPDVTVTARMVLNDWQRGKLPFYVPPEGFAVPKSQEGKQEEVVAEDPNEDAKSEAPTFVSESVKKAREFKQIQDFRKIRVGLEYEQQDVKDLDHIDLELLEQQKAERAAKKKARIHNLGEEDEESSDGADEFYSEDEYNEDLQRVVHKKAKSKKPQQLAITSSGKFRVAKIQPGDSDDAGSSDDDGPSTSKAPRLTAKQKRSLERSQKRKKIGSNFYETTNVKNRNRNKKKDA, encoded by the exons ATGCCAAAGGTACGCAGCACCCCGGGTAAGCCCCGGACGCAGGGATTTAACCACTCAAATCACTCGATGAATCCGGAGCGCCCCAAAAGCGGCCTCAAGGGAGTCGCCCACCCCCGCACCAAGGGCACCATCAAGCGGCTTCAGATGTACCGTAACTTCAAGGCCAAGCGCGATCGCACTGGAAAGATCCTCACTCCCGCCCCCTTTCAG GGGCGCCTGCCTGCTGGAACAATGGCTCGAGTGGAGCCTACGCCCAAGTGGTTCAGCAATTCCCGCGTTATCTCGCAAACTGCTTTGCAAAAGTTCCAGGATGAGATTGGCAAGGCTGTCAAGGATCCCTACCAGGTGATCATGAAGCCATCCCAGTTACCGGTGACCTTACTGAACGAGGCAGCAAAATACAAAAGGGTTCATTTGCTGGACACCGAGAGCTTCGACAGTACCTTTGGGCCCAAAAAGCAGCGCAAACGCGTCAGCCTAAAGGTTCGCGATCTGGAAGATCTAAGCAAGGCGGCCGATGACCAGGCCGATAAGTACGATTCCGCTAAGGACTTAGATCTAATCCGCGAGGACACTGGCGAAAAGAAGGCCGTCCGTGATTGGGTGTTCGGTGCGGGACAGAGCAAACGCATCTGGAACGAGCTGCACAAGGTGGTCGATGCGTCCGATGTGCTGCTTCAGGTTCTGGATGCCCGCGATCCCATGGGCACGCGTTCGAAGTACATCGAGGAGTTCTTGCGCAAGGAAAAGCCgcacaaacatttatttttcatccTGAACAAGGTTGATCTGGTGCCGGTGTGGGTAACCCAGCGTTGGGTGGCTATTCTTAGTGCCGAATATCCTACTATTGCCTTCCATGCCTCCCTACAACATCCATTTGGAAAAG gtGCGCTCATCAATCTTTTCCGTCAGTTGGGCAAACTGCATTTGGACAAAAAACAGATCAGTGTGGGCTTCATTGGGTATCCCAACGTGGGTAAATCTTCTGTTATTAATGCTCTACGATCAAAAAAGGTTTGCAAAGTAGCACCAATTGCGGGGGAGACGAAAGTATGGCAGTACATAACGCTAATGAAACGCATCTTCTTGATCGATTGTCCTGGCGTGGTGTATCCCACCGCGGAGACTGACACCGAGAAGGTGTTGAAGGGTGTGGTGCGGGTGGAGCTCGTCACAAATCCTGAAGATTACGTAGACTCTCTGCTGAAACGCGTGCGTCCAGAGTACATTTCAAAGAACTACAAAATTGAACACTGGGACACATCCACTCACTTTTTAGAACAGTTGGCTCAAAAGACCGGCAAGTTGCTAAAAGGTGGTGAGCCGGACGTTACGGTAACTGCCCGTATGGTGCTCAACGATTGGCAACGTGGCAAACTGCCTTTCTACGTTCCCCCCGAAGGATTCGCAGTCCCCAAGTCCCAGGAGGGTAAGCAGGAGGAAGTAGTCGCAGAGGATCCCAACGAAGATGCTAAATCCGAGGCACCGACATTCGTCAGTGAGTCTGTAAAGAAGGCGCGCGAGTTTAAGCAGATCCAAGATTTTCGAAAAATTCGCGTGGGTCTTGAGTATGAGCAGCAAGATGTGAAGGATCTTGATCACATAGATCTAGAGCTTTTAGAGCAACAGAAGGCCGAGCGTGCGGCAAAGAAAAAAGCTCGCATCCACAACCTCGGTGAAGAGGACGAGGAGTCTAGCGATGGAGCGGACGAGTTTTACTCGGAGGATGAGTACAATGAGGACTTGCAACGCGTTGTGCACAAGAAGGCCAAGTCAAAGAAGCCACAGCAGCTGGCCATCACATCGTCTGGTAAATTCCGAGTGGCCAAAATACAACCTGGTGATTCGGATGATGCTGGCAGCTCTGACGACGATGGTCCGAGCACTTCAAAGGCTCCTCGATTGACTGCCAAGCAAAAACGCTCCCTGGAACGCAGTCAGAAACGCAAGAAAATTGGCAGCAACTTTTATGAGACGACGAATGTTAAGAATCGcaatagaaacaaaaagaaggacGCGTAA
- the LOC6734938 gene encoding PSME3-interacting protein, translating to MSSGFVTEAEATEQRQRRQEEWERVRQPEDPLERPEEPYDGRSLYERLKQNKDKKDMEFEEAHKLKNLIRGLDDDEVQFLELVDAHKIHAERQQMRDEELELKDFRNRVEKLQEESVDKKLQAELKTTAKSAGASVGRSTQKTLLGQGIKRKNGELPTTSKVAKITENEVEQTATNEATKDPADKTTNTTLTTNKYNQGALKCIAVLPGIGSYTESSDSEASTDEEEPSICSRTDLCGRKIPKKKQCSE from the exons ATGAGTTCGGGCTTTGTGACTGAAGCTGAGGCCACCGAGCAAAGGCAGAGACGTCAGGAGGAATGGGAGCGTGTACGTCAGCCGGAGGATCCACTAGAACGACCTGAGGAACCCTACGATGGGCGCTCACTGTATGAACGCCTCAAACAAAATAAGGACAAGAAGGACATGGAGTTTGAGGAAGCCCACAAGCTGA AAAACCTCATCCGTGGTCTGGACGATGATGAGGTGCAGTTTCTGGAATTGGTCGATGCCCATAAAATACACGCGGAGCGCCAGCAAATGCGCGACGAGGAGCTAGAACTAAAGGATTTCCGCAATCGTGTGGAAAAGCTGCAGGAGGAGAGTGTAGACAAG AAACTGCAAGCTGAACTAAAAACCACAGCAAAGTCCGCGGGAGCATCGGTCGGGCGTAGCACTCAGAAGACGCTGCTCGGCCAGGGTATCAAGAGAAAAAACGGCGAACTGCCCACCACCAGTAAAGTAGCCAAAATCACTGAGAATGAGGTCGAACAGACAGCGACAAATGAAGCAACCAAGGACCCTGCCGATAAGACAACGAACACCACATTAACTACAAACAAATACAACCAGGGGGCCCTAAAGTGCATCGCTGTACTTCCGGGTATCGGCTCCTACACGGAGTCTAGTGACTCGGAGGCCAGCACTGATGAGGAGGAACCCAGTATTTGCAGCCGAACCGACTTATGTGGCCGCAAAATTCCCAAGAAGAAGCAGTGCTCAGAGTAG
- the LOC6734942 gene encoding uncharacterized protein LOC6734942, whose amino-acid sequence MKISVFGELNTFELFVLSTVIPAVFVYLWTLISGDMKNFKGSKLAYSVYTAKDPINCYQDYEPEKQKDT is encoded by the exons atgaaaatatccGTTTTTGGGGAGCTTAACACTTTCGAGCTATTTGTCCTGTCCACTGTGATACCGGCGGTGTTTGTTTACCTGTGGACTCTGATATCTGGCGATATGAAG AATTTCAAGGGCAGCAAATTGGCATACTCAGTTTATACGGCCAAGGATCCCATTAATTGCTATCAAGACTACGAACCGGAGAAGCAAAAGGATACGTAG
- the LOC27207969 gene encoding guanine nucleotide-binding protein subunit gamma-1 produces the protein MAANLQQQRSINLQLRREVEMERMPVSVACSLMMKYMLEHEEEDCLLSGFTQKVNPFREKSSCSIL, from the coding sequence ATGGCTGCTAATTTGCAACAGCAGCGCTCCATCAACTTGCAGCTACGGCGGGAAGTGGAGATGGAGCGTATGCCCGTCTCGGTGGCCTGCTCCTTGATGATGAAGTACATGTTGGAGCACGAGGAGGAAGACTGCCTGCTCAGCGGCTTCACACAGAAGGTGAATCCGTTTCGTGAGAAGAGCTCCTGCAGCATCCTGTAG
- the LOC6734941 gene encoding cytochrome b-c1 complex subunit 10, with the protein MAFRIPFGKKHAEIASSFIRSGAGFGGAAGLAVLYYTDWKLVLQYVPIYGSKFEKSE; encoded by the exons ATGGCTTTCCGCATACCTTTTGGCAAGAAGCACGCTGAAATCGCGAGTTCCTT CATCCGATCTGGAGCCGGATtcggaggagctgctggccTGGCCGTGCTTTACTACACCGACTGGAAGCTGGTCCTGCAGTACGTGCCCATCTACGGATCCAAGTTCGAAAAAAGCGAGTAA